One window of Burkholderia vietnamiensis LMG 10929 genomic DNA carries:
- a CDS encoding bifunctional tRNA (adenosine(37)-N6)-threonylcarbamoyltransferase complex ATPase subunit type 1 TsaE/phosphotransferase, translating to MPATPHPPHADTLPAPLAQRVIALADEAATEAFGARFAHALDAARTELARTHAFAGLQIQLIGDLGAGKTTLVRAILRGLGHTGRVRSPTYTLVEPYAFARDDGELEVYHFDLYRFNDPAEWSDAGFREYFNSSAICLVEWPQQAGALLGVPDLVFSLDVDGDGRALTVRAFSASGKACLERC from the coding sequence ATGCCAGCCACGCCCCATCCGCCTCATGCAGACACGCTGCCCGCTCCGCTCGCGCAGCGCGTGATCGCACTCGCCGACGAAGCGGCGACCGAGGCCTTCGGCGCCCGCTTCGCGCATGCGCTCGACGCCGCACGCACCGAGCTGGCGCGCACCCACGCGTTCGCGGGGCTGCAGATCCAGCTGATCGGCGATCTCGGCGCGGGCAAGACGACCCTCGTGCGCGCGATCCTGCGCGGCCTCGGCCACACGGGGCGCGTGCGCAGCCCGACCTACACGCTCGTCGAACCATACGCGTTCGCGCGCGACGACGGGGAACTCGAGGTCTATCACTTCGATCTGTATCGATTCAACGATCCGGCCGAATGGTCCGACGCAGGCTTTCGCGAATATTTCAATTCGAGCGCGATCTGCCTCGTCGAATGGCCGCAACAGGCAGGCGCGCTACTCGGCGTGCCCGATCTGGTTTTCTCGCTCGACGTGGACGGCGACGGCCGCGCCCTCACCGTCCGGGCGTTCAGCGCTTCAGGAAAGGCATGTCTCGAAAGATGTTGA
- the queG gene encoding tRNA epoxyqueuosine(34) reductase QueG has product MNRLPELAASDGPSTRAEGAAPCALDDAALTALAARIRAWGRELGFGAIGISDTDLSDAEAGLAAWLEAGYHGEMDYMAKHGMKRARPAELVAGTRRVISARLAYLPAATLAADAPDASSAPHDWRARERARLDDPQAAVVSIYARGRDYHKVLRNRLQTLAERIEREIGAYGYRVFTDSAPVLEVELAQKAGVGWRGKHTLLLQRDAGSLFFLGEIYVDVALPTDAQTAPDAAPETPGAHCGSCTRCLGACPTGAIVEPYRVDARRCISYLTIELKGSIPEPLRPLIGNRVYGCDDCQLVCPWNKFAQAAPVADFDVRHGLDRATLVELFGWDAETFDTRMQGSAIRRIGHESWLRNLAVGLGNALRAPAGRLAPAARDAIVAALRARADDPSPVVREHVEWALRAA; this is encoded by the coding sequence ATGAACCGCTTACCGGAACTCGCCGCATCCGACGGCCCTTCGACTCGTGCCGAGGGCGCGGCGCCGTGCGCGCTCGACGATGCGGCGTTGACTGCGCTCGCCGCGCGCATCAGGGCGTGGGGGCGCGAATTGGGTTTCGGGGCGATCGGCATCAGCGATACCGATCTCTCGGATGCCGAAGCGGGCCTCGCCGCCTGGCTGGAAGCCGGGTACCACGGCGAAATGGATTATATGGCGAAACACGGGATGAAACGCGCGCGGCCGGCCGAACTTGTGGCCGGTACGCGACGCGTGATCTCCGCGCGGCTCGCCTATCTGCCGGCCGCGACGCTCGCCGCCGACGCGCCCGACGCGTCGTCCGCGCCGCACGACTGGCGCGCCCGCGAGCGCGCCCGGCTCGACGATCCGCAGGCGGCCGTCGTGTCGATCTACGCGCGCGGCCGCGACTATCACAAGGTGCTGCGCAACCGGCTGCAGACGCTCGCGGAGCGCATCGAGCGCGAGATCGGCGCATACGGCTACCGCGTGTTCACCGATTCGGCGCCGGTGCTCGAGGTCGAACTCGCGCAGAAGGCCGGCGTCGGCTGGCGCGGCAAGCACACGCTGCTGCTGCAGCGCGACGCGGGCTCGCTCTTCTTCCTCGGCGAGATCTACGTCGACGTCGCGCTGCCGACCGATGCGCAGACGGCGCCCGATGCGGCGCCCGAAACGCCCGGCGCGCACTGCGGCAGCTGTACGCGCTGCCTCGGCGCGTGCCCGACCGGCGCGATCGTCGAGCCGTATCGCGTCGACGCGCGCCGCTGCATTTCGTATCTGACGATCGAGCTGAAGGGCAGCATTCCGGAGCCGCTGCGGCCGTTGATCGGCAATCGCGTGTACGGCTGCGACGACTGCCAGCTCGTGTGCCCGTGGAACAAGTTCGCGCAGGCCGCGCCGGTCGCCGATTTCGACGTGCGGCACGGGCTCGATCGCGCGACGCTCGTCGAGCTGTTCGGCTGGGACGCCGAAACCTTCGACACGCGGATGCAGGGCAGCGCGATCCGGCGCATCGGCCACGAAAGCTGGCTGCGCAATCTCGCGGTCGGGCTCGGCAACGCGCTGCGTGCGCCGGCCGGGCGGCTCGCGCCCGCTGCGCGCGACGCGATCGTCGCCGCGCTGCGCGCGCGAGCGGACGATCCGTCGCCGGTCGTGCGCGAGCACGTCGAATGGGCGCTGCGCGCCGCATGA
- a CDS encoding methylated-DNA--[protein]-cysteine S-methyltransferase, translating into MFNAVIDAPFGKVGIRTDAAVVREIVYLPESVGSVAPDSPLAERAVEQIERYFERASARFDLPLAPVGSAFQQRVWDVISDIPPGTVLTYGQVAKRIGSAPRAVGQACGANYFPLVIPCHRVVAAGGLGGFANHDDGGYFQTVKRWLLAHEGVPYR; encoded by the coding sequence ATGTTCAACGCAGTGATCGACGCACCGTTCGGCAAGGTCGGCATCCGCACCGACGCGGCGGTGGTGCGCGAGATCGTCTATCTGCCCGAATCGGTCGGGTCGGTCGCACCCGATTCGCCGCTCGCCGAGCGTGCGGTCGAGCAGATCGAGCGCTATTTCGAGCGGGCGTCGGCACGCTTCGACCTGCCGCTCGCGCCCGTAGGCAGTGCCTTCCAGCAGCGCGTGTGGGACGTGATCAGCGACATTCCGCCGGGCACGGTGCTGACCTACGGGCAGGTCGCGAAGCGGATCGGCAGCGCGCCGCGCGCGGTCGGGCAGGCGTGCGGCGCGAACTACTTTCCGCTCGTGATTCCGTGTCACCGCGTCGTCGCGGCGGGCGGCCTCGGCGGTTTCGCGAACCACGACGACGGCGGTTATTTCCAGACAGTGAAGCGCTGGCTGCTCGCGCATGAAGGCGTGCCGTACCGATGA
- the xerD gene encoding site-specific tyrosine recombinase XerD — translation MNEPLLSPASDADAAGDPLAASPAQLASRASIDLFCDALWLEHGLSRNTLDAYRRDLMLFSQWLAATHHAALDSADEAMVTGYIAARSDGKATSSNRRLSVFRRYYGWAVREHRASADPTLRIASAKQGARFPSTLSEAQVEALLGAPDIGTPLGLRDRTMLELMYASGLRVSELVTLKTVEVGLNEGVVRVMGKGSKERLVPFGEVAHGWIERYLRDARPALLGARAADALFVTARGDGMTRQQFWNIIKRHAQRADVRAHLSPHTLRHAFATHLLNHGADLRVVQLLLGHSDISTTQIYTHVARERLRTLHAQHHPRG, via the coding sequence ATGAACGAACCGTTGCTTTCCCCCGCTTCCGATGCCGATGCCGCCGGCGATCCGCTCGCCGCTTCGCCGGCGCAGCTCGCGAGCCGCGCGTCGATCGACCTGTTCTGCGACGCGCTGTGGCTCGAGCACGGGCTGTCGCGCAATACGCTCGATGCGTACCGGCGCGACCTGATGCTGTTTTCCCAATGGCTCGCGGCCACCCACCACGCGGCGCTCGACTCCGCCGACGAAGCGATGGTGACCGGCTATATCGCCGCGCGCAGCGACGGCAAGGCGACGTCGTCGAACCGGCGGCTGTCGGTGTTCCGTCGCTACTACGGCTGGGCCGTGCGCGAGCATCGCGCGAGCGCCGACCCGACGTTGCGGATCGCGTCCGCGAAACAGGGCGCGCGGTTTCCGTCGACGCTGTCGGAGGCGCAGGTCGAGGCGCTGCTCGGCGCACCGGACATCGGCACGCCGCTCGGGCTGCGCGATCGCACGATGCTGGAGCTGATGTACGCAAGCGGGCTGCGCGTGAGCGAACTGGTCACGCTGAAGACCGTCGAGGTGGGGCTCAACGAGGGCGTCGTGCGGGTGATGGGCAAGGGCTCGAAGGAGCGCCTCGTGCCGTTCGGCGAAGTCGCGCACGGCTGGATCGAGCGCTATCTGCGCGACGCGCGGCCGGCGCTGCTCGGCGCGCGCGCGGCCGACGCGCTGTTCGTGACCGCGCGCGGCGACGGGATGACGCGCCAGCAGTTCTGGAACATCATCAAGCGTCACGCGCAGCGCGCGGACGTGCGCGCGCACCTGTCGCCGCACACGCTGCGGCACGCGTTCGCGACGCACCTGCTGAACCACGGCGCGGACCTGCGCGTCGTGCAGCTGCTGCTCGGCCACAGCGACATCTCGACCACGCAGATCTATACGCACGTCGCGCGCGAGCGGCTCAGGACGCTGCACGCGCAGCACCATCCGCGCGGCTAG
- a CDS encoding class I adenylate-forming enzyme family protein → MSSSVRSSAPPDVAALLAALPARIADVPALRAAQAPTHPALIEDARRLSYAELAEAVDTAAARLVALGVRGGDRVMIVAENSVAQIVLLLAAARVDAWALVSNARLAASELDAIAAHARPKLIAFATEASPDARAHAARYRAAPADALPIDIGAWSHHVDADAPAEPVAADGAAQCAALIYTTGTTGAPKGVMLSHRNLLFVAATSSALRRVSPDDVVYTVLPVSHVYGLASVCLGSLYAGATLRLAPRYSPEAVRVALADERVTIFQGVPAMHAKLLEHLHTHRHAWRAPRLRFAYSGGSPLDADLKARVERVYGVPLHNGYGMTESSPTITQTPLDAPRADCSVGTPIPGVEMRIVAPDGADVPRGEVGEIRVRGPNVMLGYYRNADATRAAVSPDGWLSTGDLARQDADGAVTIAGRSKELIIRSGFNVYPVEVEQVLNAHPDVVQAAVIGRAVDGNEEVLAFVELAPGATAADAELHAWCAQRLAPYKRPARIRVLDALPAASTGKVLKHRLRDLA, encoded by the coding sequence ATGTCCTCGTCCGTTCGCTCATCCGCGCCGCCCGACGTCGCGGCCCTGCTCGCCGCGCTGCCCGCTCGCATCGCCGACGTGCCCGCGCTGCGGGCCGCGCAAGCGCCCACGCACCCGGCGCTGATCGAGGACGCGCGCCGCCTGTCGTACGCCGAACTCGCCGAGGCCGTCGACACGGCCGCGGCCCGGCTCGTCGCGCTCGGCGTGCGCGGCGGCGATCGCGTGATGATCGTCGCGGAAAACAGCGTCGCGCAGATCGTGCTGCTGCTCGCAGCCGCGCGCGTCGATGCGTGGGCGCTGGTGTCGAACGCGCGCCTGGCAGCCAGCGAACTCGACGCGATCGCCGCGCATGCGCGCCCGAAGCTGATCGCGTTCGCGACCGAAGCCTCGCCCGATGCGCGCGCGCATGCCGCGCGCTACCGCGCCGCGCCCGCCGACGCGCTGCCGATCGACATCGGCGCGTGGTCGCATCACGTCGACGCCGACGCGCCGGCCGAGCCGGTCGCGGCCGACGGCGCCGCTCAGTGCGCGGCGCTGATCTACACGACCGGCACGACGGGCGCGCCCAAAGGCGTGATGCTGTCGCATCGCAACCTGCTGTTCGTCGCCGCGACGTCGAGCGCGCTGCGCCGCGTGTCGCCCGACGACGTCGTCTATACGGTGCTGCCCGTGTCGCACGTGTACGGGCTCGCGTCGGTCTGCCTCGGCAGCCTGTACGCAGGCGCGACGCTGCGCCTCGCGCCGCGCTACTCGCCCGAAGCCGTGCGCGTCGCGCTCGCCGACGAACGCGTGACGATCTTCCAGGGCGTGCCCGCGATGCATGCGAAGCTGCTCGAGCACCTGCACACGCACAGGCACGCGTGGCGCGCGCCGCGGCTGCGCTTCGCGTATTCGGGCGGCTCGCCGCTCGACGCCGACCTGAAGGCGCGCGTCGAGCGCGTGTACGGCGTGCCGTTGCACAACGGCTACGGAATGACCGAAAGCAGCCCGACGATCACGCAGACGCCGCTCGACGCGCCGCGCGCCGACTGCTCGGTCGGTACGCCGATTCCCGGCGTCGAGATGCGGATCGTCGCGCCGGACGGCGCCGACGTGCCGCGCGGCGAGGTCGGCGAAATCCGCGTGCGCGGGCCGAACGTGATGCTCGGCTACTACCGCAACGCGGACGCGACGCGCGCGGCCGTGTCGCCGGACGGCTGGCTGAGCACCGGCGATCTCGCCCGCCAGGACGCCGACGGCGCGGTGACGATCGCGGGCCGCAGCAAGGAGCTGATCATCCGCTCGGGCTTCAACGTGTATCCGGTGGAGGTCGAACAGGTGCTGAACGCACATCCGGACGTCGTGCAGGCGGCCGTCATCGGGCGCGCGGTCGACGGCAACGAGGAAGTGCTCGCGTTCGTCGAGCTCGCGCCCGGCGCGACGGCGGCCGACGCCGAACTGCATGCGTGGTGCGCGCAACGCCTCGCGCCGTACAAGCGCCCGGCCCGCATCCGCGTGCTCGACGCGCTGCCGGCCGCCTCTACCGGCAAGGTGCTGAAACACCGGCTGCGCGACCTCGCGTAG